The DNA region CAAGACCCACTACTTGGAGTGGTTTGAAAGTAGAGTAGAAAAGGCAATAAAGAGCTTTAGGATGTTTTCTAAAGAGGATAATATTTTGGTTGCGGTTTCTGGAGGGAAGGATAGCTTAGGCCTTTGGCATGCCCTTTGGAAGTTGGGGTACAAAGCAGATGGCCTTTATATAAACTTAGGTATAGGTGAATACTCTGAGCTTTCGGAGAAAAAAGCTAAAGCCTTTGCGGACAAGATCGGCAAAAAGCTTCATGTTGTATATCTCAAAGAGAACATAATGGACATACCTACTCTAAAAGAGCTTCAGAGTAGACCAGCTTGTTCTGTATGTGGCACCTTGAAAAGGTACTACATGAACCTTACCGCAAAAAAACTTGGTTATTCTGTAATAGCTACGGGACACAATTTGGATGATGAGTGCGCGGTGCTTATGGGCAATGTGCTCTCTTGGAATATAGATTATTTGGTAAGGCAGTATCCTGTGCTGGAAGAAGGCAACGGTTTTGTAAGAAAAGTAAAACCTCTGTGCCTGGTATCAGAAAAGCAAAGCGCTATGTATGCCTTCCTATCTGGCATAGACTTTGTGGAAGATGAATGTCCCTACGCAGTGGGCGCATCTTCTATAAGCTACAAACTTATAATGGCAAAGATAGAAGAGGAAAGCCCAGGGACAAAGTTAAGGTTTTACTTAGAGTTTATAAGAAAGGTAAGGCCGATGTTTGCCCTCAAACAGAATGTAAAGTTAAATCCCTGCCAGGTATGCGGTGAGCCAACCACAGGTGACGTGTGCTCTGTATGCAGACTGAAAATGAGATTAGAAGCATCTAAGGCTGGAATGAAACAAAATTTTTGAATAGCTTACAAAGTTCAGCTACTCTCTCCTTTGTTTTTTTAAGATCACCGCTGTTATCCACTACATAGTCCGCTCTCTTGAGCTTTTCCTCCGGATCCATTTGATTTTTCCATCTTCTCTCAAAGTCCTCTTGCGTTATCCCCTTTGCCAAAGACCTTAATTTACAAACATCATAGGGTGCATAGACCAAAACTAAAAAATCGTATCTCCCTTTAGTTTTCTTTTCCAGCACGAGTGAAGCCTCCACTATTGCTACAGCGTCCTTAGGTAAGGTTTTAAAGACCTCATCCAATCTTCTGTAAAGAGCTGAGTGGGTTATATCTTCTAAAATTTTCAACTTTCCCCTGTCCGAAAATACTATATCCGCTAACTTTTTTGTGTCTATGCTGTTATCTTCTGATAAGATTTCCCGGCCAAAAACCTCTATCACCTTTTCATACACTTCCCCCTTCTCTCTATAAAGATCCTTTATTATCTTATCTGCATCGTACACGTAAAAACCGCAATCTTCAAACAACTTAGCCACCGTAGATTTACCAGAGCCTATGTTTCCAGTTAGGGCTATTTTTAACATAGCATTTTTTTATAAGGATAAGAACTCTATAAGTCAAGGGAGGAATAAGGTTGTTCTAAAAATCCTTTAGGCAATGCTGAGTAGTTATAATAAAAACCTGATGTATGTAAGCTTGCAGTTTAAACTTCAGTTGGACAGTTCCGACAGAAAAAAGCTTTTAGAATTAATGCGTAAGCAATCATCTGCCATAAGGTCTGCTTATAAACTGCTAAAAACCAAAAACTCCCATAGCCAAATCTACCAAAAGCTAAGACAACTGTTTCCTGACCTGCCTACCAAATACATAGACTCTGCTATATACAAAGCAAAGCAATACCCAATAGACAAAAAAGTTGTGTTAGGTGAGGAGAAGGTTAGTTCCCTTAGAGGTTGGGGGGACGGCCCAATGTGGGATTTTTCGAACAGCCTCAGGGAGGAATTAATCGAAAAACATACTTTTTCTTGAAAAGAGCTATGCCTTACACTAAAAAGGCAATTTTGATATTTTTCTAATTTCCAACTCGGCGTATAAAATATAAGTTAAGAAGGATAATTAAATAAGGAGCCTGCCATGGACAGAGTGTTAATTTTTAACCCACAAGGGGATCGTGAAGCAAGCAAAAGAAAAATTGTTTTTGGAAACCCAACCAACATAATGGAACTAAACAACATCAAATACCAATGGGCTTTTGATCTATACAAAACCATGGGCTTTACCAACTTCTGGATACCAGAAGAAATACCAATGCTGGAAGACAAAAAACAGTATGAAAAACTTCTATCTGAGCACGAGAAAAGAGCTTATGAAATGGTGCTTAGCTTTTTGATAGCCCTTGACTCTTATCAGGTAAACATGCTGAAAGAGTTTGCAAGATACCTGACCGCACCTGAACTTGTAATGGCTATAACTTCTCAGGAATTTCAAGAAGCCCTGCATTCATATTCTTATCAGTTTATTCTTGAGAGCGTGGTAGATCCAAGAAAGGCAGATGAAATATACAACTACTGGAGAGAGGACCAAAAACTTATGGAAAGAAACAAACTAATAGCTGAGCTGTATAACGAGTTTATAAGAAAGCCGAATGAAGAGAATTTCATAAAGGCAGTTTTCGGAAACTACGTGCTTGAAAGTCTCTACTTTTATTCGGGGTTTGCCTTTTTCTATACATTGGGAAGGCAAGGGAAAATGTTGAACACTGTTCAACAGATAAAGTACATAAACAGAGATGAGCTAACCCATGTGACGCTTTTTAGAAACATAATCAACACTTTAAAAGAGGAATTGCCTGATCTTTTCACTCCCGAGATAAACAGGTGGGTTTATGAGTTTTTCAAATTTGCGACAGAAAAAGAGATAGAATGGGGTAAATACACCACTAACAATCAGATACTTGGACTAAACGATAAGCTTATTGAAAGATACATCAAGTATTTATCCAATCTTAGACTCTCTCAAGTTGGGTATCAACCTCTCTATCCAGAAATTACAGAAAACCCCATGAAGTGGATAGACCAGTTTAGAACGATAAACGATACAAAGACAGACTTCTTCCAAGCAAAACCCCAAACCTACGCCAAAAGAAGCGAGCTTAAATGGTAAAGTTGCAAAGCTTTGACAATTTCCTTATATTTTTATATTCCCATGAAGAGGTTTATGTTAAAATCCAAAATACACAGGGCACGTATAACTGGAGCGGAACTGCATTACGAGGGTAGTATATCCATAGATATAAGCCTTATGGAGGCAGCAGATCTGATGCCTTACGAAAAAATAGAAGTATACAACGTAAATAATGGCGCCAGGTTTTCCACATACGTTATACCCGCACCTAAATATTCTGGAGAGGTAAGGTTGAACGGAGCTGCAGCAAGGCTTGGAGCAGTTGGGGATATAATCATAATAGCTTCCTATAGTATATTTAATCAAGAAGAGCTCCACAACTTCAAACCTATTCTTGTTTACGTAGATGAATTTAATAGAATAAGAGAGATAAAAAGAGAAATAGTGGAGGAGCTTGTTTGAAGTGGCAGATATCAAAAACCTTTAGATTCGAGGCGGGGCACAGGGTTTGGAAACAAAACTTAACGCACGGAAGGGGAGCAAGCTTTACCTTAGGAAAAGAAATACCGGTAAACAAATGTATAAACCTACACGGACATAGCTATGTTCTGGAAATAGTTTTAGGTTCAGATAGCCTTTCTGAGCAGGATATGGTGATAGATTTTTATCACGTCAAGAATGCTTTAAAAGAGTTAATAGATACCATAGACCACAGTTTCATAATAGACATAAACGACCCGATGTATACAGAGCTCAAACAGGTGGCAGAAAAGTATGGAGCGTTAAAGATATTTCCTGTAGATTTTTGCCCTACGGCCGAAGCGCTTGCTAAGTTCTTTTATGATTTTGTAAAGCGAAGGTTGGAAGAGGCGGGACTGTTGGGAGAAGTTAGAGTGATAAAAACTATACTCTGGGAAACTGCCACTTCAAAAGCGGAATATTCAGAAAACATGTTATAATCTTAAAAGGAGGTGGAAAAGGTTGGTATTAGTATTGGTTGGAGAAAATGAATCCTTTGAAAAGGCTTTTAAAAAGTTCAAGAGGATAGTGGAAAAGGAGGGAATACTAACAGAGGTAAGAAGGCGTCAATTTTATGAAAAACCAAGCGAAAAGAAGAAAAGAAGAGAACGCCAGGCAAGAAAGAGAATAGCTAAAGCTATGAAAAAAAGGAACGTTATTTAAAAGCAGTTTACTTTCCCATTTTGTAACTCCTGAGAACCTCCCTTTGTTCTTCAAGGATAAGTTTTCTTATGGTTTCTTCTTGTGATTTTTTTAGGTTCAAAAACTTTACTCCTATACACGTTTTTTCTGTTAAGCTTCTTATGTTTATTATCTCCGAGAGTATCCGATCAAAATAATTATTCTTCCACTCAAATTCTATTAGTAGGCTTTCACCTTCCCTTAGTTCGAAAGGGCCCTTGAGGCACACTTTTAAACCTCCAACACTTATATCCTCTATAGTTCCTTCTACAAAAGCTTCGTTTGGTATGTTTTCCATAAGTGATAGCTCTTCTGGAGTTACAACCCTTCCAAAGAAAAAAACGCGGGCAGGAATAGACACTTTCCACCTCACAGATTCCCTTAACTGTATTTTACCAAGCTTTTCGGTATGCGGTAGAACAAGAACTATCTTACTACCCTCAAGGTAAGTATTTAAAACCTCCTCCTGAAAGTAGTATCTACCATCGTCTTCTCTAAGAAAAGAGAAACTAATTTTCTCTCCCACTTCGGGAATATCCTCCAATCTGTCCAGTATGGCTATGTGCAGCTCCTTCTCCGTTTTTTCCCAAACAGCGGCACTGTATGAATTTCCTTTATAAGAAATAAAACCGGTTTGATAGAGCTCTATATCCCTTGTGGTAGACAGAGGCAAAAACCAGGGTAGATGTTCAAATTTAAGTTTTTTCCTAACACTTACTATGATTGGAATATTATCTGAGTTCTTTTTAATCAGCTTTCCAGCACACTTTTCAAATACATACTTGCTATGGAATAGTTTACTAGGCTCACTTAAATTACGAGCACACTCGTATAGCACATTGATCTCCTCTTCTTCAAGTCCAAAAGATTCACCAACAACTTTAAATTCTCTTTTTAACATGTTACTTTTAATGTATTTAGAAATAAAGTAGGGAAGTAGTATCAAAACTGATATGGAGGCAAACAGACCAAAAAGGGAAATTATAATATCCTGCAAGCTGGGCTCAAACATGTATTTTGTCGCTTCTTTAAAAGTTTCAAATCTTCCCTGATAGTTCATAAAGAAGAGGTCCTCCTTAAAAATGCTCTTCTATGTATCTTTCTGCCTCTATAGCAGCTATACACCCTTCCCCCACTGCCACTGCCACCTGGCCAGTAGCTCCACTCCTGCAGTCTCCACATGCAAATACACCCTCCAAATTAGTCCTCATCCTATTGTCGGTGATTATGTATCCCTTATCGTCCATTTCCACAGTCCCTTTAAGGAAACCAGTAGAGGGCTCCAACCCTATAAATATAAAAACACCTTCTACAGCTAAGGTAGAAAATTCTCCCGTCTGTGTATCCTTAAGGAGAAGGCTTTCCACAGCTTCTCCTCCCCTTATTTCCTCTACTACCTTGTTAGGTATAAACTTTATCTTTGGATGGGACAGAACTCTCTCTTGAAGATGTTTTTGAGCTCTAAGCTGGTCCCTCCTGTGAATCAGATAAACTAGGCTTGCAAAATGGGTCAAGAATAAACTTTCCTGACAGGCTGAATCGCCACCCCCCACCACAGCTATGGGCACACCGTCAAAAAGGGCACCGTCGCAAGTAGCACAATAAGAAACTCCTCTGTTTAGAAATTCCTCTTCACCCTTGACTCCCAACTTTCTTGGATTAGCACCCACTGCCAGTATAACTGTCTTGGCTCTCAACAACTCACCCGTTCTCAGATGGAGAAAGATTTCTTTTTCTATTTTCTCTATCTTCACTACTTCCTTTCTGTGAATTTCCAAACCGAACCGCTCTGCCTGCTGTTTGAACCTCTGGGTAAGCTCTTTTCCACTTATTCCCTCTGGAAAGCCAGGATAGTTTTCCACGAGGTCCGTTATAGCTATCTGTCCTCCAAGGGTGCCTTTCTCTAAGAGTAAAGTATGAAGTTTAGCCCTTGCGCAGTATAGGCCGGCAGTTAGACCAGCAGGACCTCCCCCCACTATCACGCAGTCGTAGAGGATGTCTTCTGAAATCATATATGGCTTAGTATCATCTGTCTAAGAGCTTCCTTAGGTTGAACTCCTATCCTTGTATCTACCACTTCACCGTTTTTGAAAAGCATCAAAGTAGGTATAGCCCTTATGCCATACTGCATGGCTATGTTAGGGTTCTCATCTGTGTTTAACTTGCCAAATTTTACTCTATCTCCAAATTCCATAGCAAGCTCCTCTATCAGAGGTGCGATTATCCTACATGGCCCACACCACGGTGCCCAAAAATCCACCAAAACCGGCTTGTCCGAGTTTAGGACTTCCGCATGCCAATTGCTTTCACTCAAAACTATCACGTTTCCTGCCATTTGATCACCTCCTTGCTTAAGATTTCGTAAATTTTAAGCGCTCTATCATCCTTAATATAATAGCAGACTATGGAACCGTCCCTCTTGCAACCAACTATGCCTTTGTTTCTTAATATTCCCAGGTGTTGAGAGACGTTAGGTTGAGAGATTTTAAGAAGTTCGCTCAGATTTTTAACGCATTGCTTCCCCTCTATCAAAGTTGCCAGTATTCTCAACCTTATAGGATGTGCCAAAGCCTTCAGAAACTCGGCCCACTCTTCAAGTATTTCTTGGTCCTGATACTCCATCTTTCATCTCCAAAAATTATATTAGCACATTAATATATAATTTGAAAATCTTACTAAATCTGAGAAGGGGAACAAATGAGGCTTGCATCTGTTGATGTGGGTTCCTATTCCTGTAGGTTTAGCGTGGCAGATTTTTCCAATTCCTTCCAACTGATCTATGAAGAGGGTAATATCACAGCCTTGGCAACTGGTCTAAAAGATGGAAATTACCTTCTGGAAGAAAGGATGGAGGAAACTCTAAAAGTAATAAAGCACTATATCTCAAAGGCAAAAGATTTAGGAGTGGATAGAATAGTTCTTGTAGGAACCGAAGCTCTTAGAAGAGCAAAGAATGCTGACGATTTTTTAAAAAGGGTGAAGGAAGAAACTGGTTATGACTTAAATGTCATCACACCGGAGGAAGAGGGAAGCTTGGCTTTTCTGGCGGTGGCTTTTTCCTTAAAGCCCGAAGGTAAATTCTGCATCATAGACCAGGGGGGTGGTTCCACAGAGTTTGTGTGCGGAAGAGGGTTTGAAGTTGAATACCTAAGATCTTTACCAGTAGGTATAGTTAATCTAACTGAGGAGTTTATAAAAAACGACCCACCTACCAACTACGAGCTTGAGTCTCTAAAGAACTTTTTGGACAATGCTATTTATCAAGTAATTACACCCTGCGATGTGCTGATTGGCTTGGGTGGAACGATAACTACCATAAGTGCTATAAAGCATGGAGTATTTCCATACGAAGGAGAAAAGGTGCATGGAACTAAGCTTAGCTTGGACGATATAATGTTTTGGCTTGAAACTCTAAGTAGTATGAAAGCGGATGATAGAGTAAAGCATTTCCCACACATAGAACCAAAGAGGGCTAAGGTGATCATCCCGGGGCTTGTGATATTCTACAGAGCTATGATGTTGTTTGGCAAAAGGGAGATAATCGTAAGCGACTGGGGTATTAAGGAGGGTGTGTTAATAAGAGAGTATCTAAAACAAAAAACTACCTAAGAAATTTTCTTTCCTAGAAAAGAGGCTATTTTTGGAGAGTAGACAAAGCTTATGCTTCCAAGTATTGAGCTCAAAAATACTACAAGAAAGACAAAAGGCTGAGCACTGGGAAGTAGACTGGCAAAGATCAGGGAAAACTCACCCCTTGGTAAGAAAGATAGGCTTGCCCTGATGGCTGCTCTTCTGCTAAGTCCATACAGCCTTGCTCCTATGTATGTGGAAATTGCCTTTGTGATTATGGAAAGAACGAGAGCTACGAGCAAAAGTAAAAGACTTTGCTCAATGGATACATCAGAGGTGTAAGTAAAACTGAAGAAAAAGACACCTAAGGAAAGCTCTTTTAGATCTGTAAGTTTTTCCTCCACAGCCTTATAGGTAAGGCTCTGCTCTGGGACTATAACACCAAGTAAAAAGGCAATCATGGCAGAAGATATTCCCAACCACTCTCCCACGCCACATAACAGTAATAGCAAACCCAATATCATGAAAGGGAAAATTGGCTCGTAAGCGATTTTATCTGCATGGCTAACTCCTCTGTGTGCTAAATCTCTAAGTAGGTAAAATACAAAGAACAAAAGTACGAGAAAGATTACACTTCTAAGTATTAGAAAAGTCCGATCCTCATCTACTTTTCCTACACCAGAAATCAGAGACAGAAGGATTATGGATAGGATATCCTCAAATATGAGTATACCTATAAGAAGGTCTGCTTCTGGAAGAACCAATCTTTTATAGTCGGATAGAAGCTTAGCCACTATGGATGTGCTTGAAGGATAAAGGGCGGCTGAAACTACGATAGAAAAAGAAAGGTCCTTAGTAATAGCATAGGCTGCTAAAAAAATCGGGAAGAAGTTAAATACAAAATCAACCAAACCTGGCTTTAGCACATTCTTCATATTCCACAGGCGTTCAAAAGAGTATTCAAGCCCTATGAAGAAAAACAAAAATACAATGGCGGAGTGCTCCAAGATGGCCACCCAATCAATCACCTTCTCTGGGAAAATAGCCTTTCCCAAAAAACCAGCCAACATAAAGGAGATGATATACGGAACGCGCAGGAATTTAAGGGATAGAGCTAAGAAAAAAAGCAGACTAAATAGTACCCCAACCCATATTAGGATTTCCTCCGAATGCATTTAAGTGCTACACCTTCCACAAAGGTCTAAAAATGCCTTTATCTGTGCTCTGGTTCCTACCGCTATAAGGACATCCCCTACCTCTATCTTCTCCTTATAGGGATCCGGGCTCGGTATGACCTTTCCTCCTCTCTCTATGGCTATTATTGAAACACCTGTCTTTCTTCTGATTTCAAGCTGGGCAATGGTTTTGTTAGCAAGGTTTGACCCATCCTCTACCTTAATCCACTCCATAACCACTTGTTGAAGGATCATCTCCATCTTCTCTGCAGAAACCGGTTGGTAAGTAGCTCCAGCTACAAGAAAACCAAGCTCCTTTGCTTCTTCATCCGTTAGTTCTATAAAACAACTTGGCTCCTCATCTTCCATCAGGTATATTTCCCTTCGTCCAGTGTTGTGTATGATTATTACAAGCTCCTTACCACTTTTTAGCAGAACTCCATATTTTTTGCCTATGCCTGGCAGATCAGTCTCTCTTATCTTCATCGCTATAGATTATATCCCTAACTCTTGCAATTAAGTTTTTGCTAGCCAAGACTATTGCTCTTACATCTTCTCTTTCCTCTCCAATAAAACCACTCTGTATGATTTCCAGAAGCTTTTGTATTTGCCTTTCCATCTCTTCCATCTGCTCCTTCATCCTGATTATTATCTCAATGCCAGCCAGGTTCACTCCAAGATCTCTGGAAAGAGTAAGGACTAGCTCAAGCCTTTTGAGGTCATCCTCCGTGTAGTATCTTGTTCTTCCCCTGCTTCTGTATGGCTTTATCAAACCCTCTCTTTCGTAGAGCCTGAGAGTTTGTGGATGTATATTATACATCTCCGCCACAACGCTTATGGTGTATCTTTTCTTAACTTCCTTCTTCATGCTTGTCTCGTTTTAATCCTTTGAGGTTCTGGCAGTAGTTTGTCTAACTCTTCCAAAAGTTGCTTAACTCTTCTTCCATCGCCAAAGAGCTTTTCTACCAGACCCAGCTTAGGCACGTCTATGTGTATCCTGAGGATAAGGTCTCCAAAACCGCCACCTCTCAACCTTGGCATACCTTTACCTTCCACCTTAAAGGTGTCCCCTTCCTTTGTGCCAGGTGGGATCCTTACCTTGATCCTTTCGCCCGTTAGAGTGGGCACCTCAACCTCTGTACCTAAGACTGCTTCTGTGAGCTTAATACTGATGTCTAAGTATAGATTGTCCCCCCTCCTTTCAAACGTATGATGGGGTTTTACCTTAATTAGAAGGTATAGGTCCCCCGCCTGTCCTCCGTATAGCCCAGCATGACCTTTACCTTCCACAAAAACCCTACTTCCATTATCTACACCAGGTGGAATACGCACCTTTATTTCTTCTTTCTGCGGAATGGTTCCTTTTCCAGCACACCTGCTACACGGATCTCTTATCACACCCTCTCCATTGCAAGTTGGACAAGTTTGAGATATGCTTATAAAAAACTGTCTTTGATAGATTACACCCCTTCCACCGCACGTGGGACACGTCCTTTCCCCTTTGCTTTTATCATAACCGTAGCCTTCGCAGACTGGACAAGGGACTTCTCTGACCACTGGTATGCTTACCACTTTCCCAGAGTAAGCCTCTTCAAGGGTTAGCTCTATGGTATAATAGATATCCTCACCTTTAATCGGTCTTCTTTGAGTGCGCCTTCTTCCTCTCCTTTCAAAAACATCCTCAAAACCAAAACCCTTAAATATGTCTTCTATGGTTTCAAACAGATCTCCCCAACTTTCTTGAGAGTATCCTCCAGCACCGGCCCCCTGAAAGGCAGCGTGTCCATACTGGTCATAGAGCTTTCTCTTTTCTGGGTCCGATAGAACTTGATAAGCTTCGTTGATCTCCTTGAACTTTTCCTGCGCCTCTGGATCTTTGTTAAAATCTGGATGATACTTTCTGGCAAGCCTTCGGTATGCCTTCTTTATCTCCTCCTGGGTAGCATTTCTTGAAATCCCAAGCACTTCATAGTAGTCTTTTTTTGAAGATTGCATGAATATTTATAATAAACTTTAGTCTATCGTTGTCAAGAGTGCATGGCTTTTAGAAAGTCTTTGTTTGTCTTGAACTTTCTGAGCTTGTCCAGTAGAAACTCCATAGCCTCTATGGGGTCCATCGTTGCCAAAAACTTTCTTAGAACCCATATTCTTTGCAGTTCCCACTCTTCAAGTAAAAGCTCTTCCTTCCTTGTGCCAGACTTTTCAATGTTTATGGCTGGGAATATCCTTCTTTCCATAAGTCTTCTATCCAAGTGTATTTCCATGTTTCCTGTGCCTTTGAACTCCTCGTATATAACATCGTCCATCCTTGAACCAGTTTCTATAAGAGCGGTAGCTATTATAGTCAAAGAGCCTCCCTCTTCTATGTTTCTTGCAGCACCGAAGAACTTCTTAGGTCTTTGAAGGGCGGTTGCCTCTATGCCACCAGATAGGACCCTACCCGTAGATGGAGTTACTGCGTTGGAAGCTCTGCCAAAGCGTGTCATAGAGTCCAAAAGTATGACCACATCTTTTCCCAGCTCTACCATCCTCTTTGCCTTTTCTATTACCAGCTCTGCCACCTGCATGTGCCTTTCTGGTGGCTCGTCAAAAGTAGAAGCAACAACTTCGGCCCCTTCGCCCACGATCCTTCTCATTTCTGTCACTTCCTCGGGCCTTTCGTCTATTAGAAGGATAATCAGGTAGACCTCCGGATGGTTCTGTATGATTGCCTTTGCTATTTTTTGCAAAAGCACAGTTTTACCAGCTTTTGGGGGTGCCACGATAAGTCCTCTTTGCCCCTTGCCTATGGGGGCTATCAGACTTACTACCCTTGTGGACAGCTCTTCCGGTGTGGTTTCCAACTTAAACCTTTCTGTGGGATGAAAGGGGGTAAGCTTTTCAAATTGGGGTCTTGCTTTTAAAATGTCTGGGTTTGGGCTCAAACCAGAAACTGTTTCTATTTTTATAAGAGCTTGGTACTTTTCCCTCTCTTGGGGCGGCCTTGCAAAACCTACTATTACATCTCCAGTTCTAAGGCCAAATTTCTTTATCTGAGATGGTGCCACATAAACATCGTTGGAGTTAGGCATGTAATTATTTTCCTGTCTTCTTATAAAACCATAACCTTCAGGTAATATTTCCAACACACCTTTTATGAAGTTCAAACCTTCCAGTTGGGCTTGCGCCTGCAGGATACTTTCCATAAGCTCTTCCTTCCTAAGTCCAGTAACCCGCTTCAGGTCTAACTCTCTACCTATTTTCTGAAGCTCGGAGAAGGAGAGCTTCTTTAACTCTTCGTATGAATAAATCTTTCTCTCCTGAATTTGGGATTCCTCCATCGCTTACCTCCTTACTTGCCTATACAGAAATTAGAAAATATTTCTCCTAAAATTTCCTCTGTTGCTATTTCACCTACCAATTCGTCCAAATAACTTTGGATCTCTCTCAGATAAAGCATTAGGATTTCTGGGGACACCTCTTCTCTGTTTATTTTATTCAATACTAATTTTATCACCTCTGAGGATTTTTGCAAGAGGTCTGCATGTCTGATTGAAATATAAAGTCCCTCGCCCATACTTCTCCCCACTACTTCTAGCACAAGATCTTTTAACTCTTGCAGACCTTCCCCACTTTTAGCACTAACCTTAACAAAGTTTTTAAACGTTTCCATGTGCCCATCCCAGAATCCCAGATCCACCTTGTTTAACACTACGATGTGGTTCTTATCCTTGACGAGGGAATATATGTAAAGGTCTTCTTCTTGAAGTGGCTCGTGGGCTTGGGCTACGAAAAGTATCAAGTGCGCGCTGTTTAATTTCTCTATGCTCCTTTGGATACCTATCCTCTCCACTGGGTCCAAAGAGTGTCTTATCCCCGCTGTGTCTATGAGGTTTATGGGAATACCTTCCAAGTTCAGAGGTTCTTGCAAAAAGTCCCTTGTGGTGCCTGGTATGTCCGTTACTATAGCCCTTTGGGTTCCAAGCAATCTGTTAAAAAGCGAAGACTTACCTACGTTTGGCTTTCCCACAATAGCCAAGTTAAGACCCTTTCTCAAAAACTCTCCCGTTTTTACAGTAGAAAGCAAGCTCTCTATCTTATCCAAGATATCTTTAAGAGACTCTATTATCTCCTGCTTGCTGATAGTGGGGATGTCTTGATCTTCAAACTCTATGCTTGCTTCCACAAAGGCGCAGAGGTTAATAAGTTTTTCCCTAAGCGGTTTTATAAACTCCGATAGATCTCCTCTTAGCTGTCTTAGAGCGCTTTTTAGCGCTAGCTCTGACTTTGCTCCTATTAGGTCCCCAACAGCTTCCGCCTGAAGCAGGTCTATCTTTCCATTCAAAAAAGCCCTCTTGGTAAATTCTCCCCTCTGAGCCATTCTAACTCCATTGTTCAAGAAAAGCTCAACAACCCTTTTGAGAATAAGAGGGTTTCCGTGCAAAAATAACTCCACCATATCCTCTCCCGTATAGCTTTTGGGAGCTTTGTAGTAAATCATTATTCCCTCGTCTATCTGCTCTCCTCTTTCGTCAAAGAGCTTAACAAGATGGGCATACCTCTCTTTTATTTTCCCCTTTGTCTTTACAAAAGGCAAAACCTTTTCAAGCACGCCAAGACCACTTAACCTTACAACACCTATAGCACTTTCTCCGTATGGTGTAGCTATGGCTACTATGGGTTCTCTTTGTTTCATGTTTCAAGCCAGCCCGGCGGGAGTCGAACCCGCAACCTTGGGATCCGTAGTCCCACGCTCTATCCAGTTGAGCTACGGGCCGTTTATTTTAATTATAAGCGTGCCCGGGGGGACTTGAACCCCCGACCTTGGGTTCCGGAGACCCACGCTCTATCCAACTGAGCTACGGGCACTATCTAAATTAAAATATTAGCATGGCTATAAAGTTCGGCACAGATGGATGGAGGGCAGTAATAGGAGACGAATTTACCTTTGAAAGCGTTAGAAAGGTGGCCTATG from Thermocrinis sp. includes:
- the trxB gene encoding thioredoxin-disulfide reductase, translating into MISEDILYDCVIVGGGPAGLTAGLYCARAKLHTLLLEKGTLGGQIAITDLVENYPGFPEGISGKELTQRFKQQAERFGLEIHRKEVVKIEKIEKEIFLHLRTGELLRAKTVILAVGANPRKLGVKGEEEFLNRGVSYCATCDGALFDGVPIAVVGGGDSACQESLFLTHFASLVYLIHRRDQLRAQKHLQERVLSHPKIKFIPNKVVEEIRGGEAVESLLLKDTQTGEFSTLAVEGVFIFIGLEPSTGFLKGTVEMDDKGYIITDNRMRTNLEGVFACGDCRSGATGQVAVAVGEGCIAAIEAERYIEEHF
- the trxA gene encoding thioredoxin; the encoded protein is MAGNVIVLSESNWHAEVLNSDKPVLVDFWAPWCGPCRIIAPLIEELAMEFGDRVKFGKLNTDENPNIAMQYGIRAIPTLMLFKNGEVVDTRIGVQPKEALRQMILSHI
- a CDS encoding metalloregulator ArsR/SmtB family transcription factor is translated as MEYQDQEILEEWAEFLKALAHPIRLRILATLIEGKQCVKNLSELLKISQPNVSQHLGILRNKGIVGCKRDGSIVCYYIKDDRALKIYEILSKEVIKWQET
- a CDS encoding Ppx/GppA phosphatase family protein, whose product is MRLASVDVGSYSCRFSVADFSNSFQLIYEEGNITALATGLKDGNYLLEERMEETLKVIKHYISKAKDLGVDRIVLVGTEALRRAKNADDFLKRVKEETGYDLNVITPEEEGSLAFLAVAFSLKPEGKFCIIDQGGGSTEFVCGRGFEVEYLRSLPVGIVNLTEEFIKNDPPTNYELESLKNFLDNAIYQVITPCDVLIGLGGTITTISAIKHGVFPYEGEKVHGTKLSLDDIMFWLETLSSMKADDRVKHFPHIEPKRAKVIIPGLVIFYRAMMLFGKREIIVSDWGIKEGVLIREYLKQKTT
- a CDS encoding cation:proton antiporter, producing MHSEEILIWVGVLFSLLFFLALSLKFLRVPYIISFMLAGFLGKAIFPEKVIDWVAILEHSAIVFLFFFIGLEYSFERLWNMKNVLKPGLVDFVFNFFPIFLAAYAITKDLSFSIVVSAALYPSSTSIVAKLLSDYKRLVLPEADLLIGILIFEDILSIILLSLISGVGKVDEDRTFLILRSVIFLVLLFFVFYLLRDLAHRGVSHADKIAYEPIFPFMILGLLLLLCGVGEWLGISSAMIAFLLGVIVPEQSLTYKAVEEKLTDLKELSLGVFFFSFTYTSDVSIEQSLLLLLVALVLSIITKAISTYIGARLYGLSRRAAIRASLSFLPRGEFSLIFASLLPSAQPFVFLVVFLSSILGSISFVYSPKIASFLGKKIS
- a CDS encoding cation:proton antiporter regulatory subunit, with translation MKIRETDLPGIGKKYGVLLKSGKELVIIIHNTGRREIYLMEDEEPSCFIELTDEEAKELGFLVAGATYQPVSAEKMEMILQQVVMEWIKVEDGSNLANKTIAQLEIRRKTGVSIIAIERGGKVIPSPDPYKEKIEVGDVLIAVGTRAQIKAFLDLCGRCST
- a CDS encoding helix-turn-helix transcriptional regulator; translation: MKKEVKKRYTISVVAEMYNIHPQTLRLYEREGLIKPYRSRGRTRYYTEDDLKRLELVLTLSRDLGVNLAGIEIIIRMKEQMEEMERQIQKLLEIIQSGFIGEEREDVRAIVLASKNLIARVRDIIYSDEDKRD